In a genomic window of Nostoc sp. UHCC 0870:
- a CDS encoding cyanoexosortase B system-associated protein produces the protein MIPLSKFSKYKYLTYLTVLLPLLVLLVTGAVPGYLTGKWQWKQPPPVTNLKLLKDIRSKGLTLPGWKTLEQVEQEIGTNKWSLQLIQQESSQKKAILLLLPQNGPMDQPEIEWTDISGWGKSRWGKWDIAQERSAEFIVKQLPNQINTQTKVEAKFFRASTNQETFAVLQWYALPNSGYSSPFRWFVADQLAQWQKNRAPWVAVSIIVPIEPLGQVETTWPLAQSIGETVQSTLMTEVFNANQ, from the coding sequence ATGATTCCCTTATCTAAATTTTCTAAATACAAGTATTTAACTTATCTAACAGTTCTGTTACCGTTGCTAGTGCTACTAGTAACAGGAGCAGTTCCGGGATACTTAACAGGAAAATGGCAATGGAAACAACCACCACCTGTTACCAATCTCAAGTTATTAAAAGATATACGTAGCAAGGGTTTAACTTTGCCAGGGTGGAAAACCCTTGAACAAGTAGAACAAGAAATTGGCACAAATAAATGGTCATTGCAACTTATTCAGCAAGAAAGCTCACAAAAAAAAGCTATCTTGCTCTTATTGCCGCAAAATGGCCCAATGGATCAACCGGAAATCGAATGGACAGATATTAGCGGATGGGGAAAGTCTCGTTGGGGAAAATGGGATATAGCGCAAGAACGTTCGGCTGAGTTCATTGTCAAACAATTACCCAATCAGATTAATACCCAAACCAAAGTAGAAGCAAAATTCTTTCGCGCCTCCACAAATCAAGAAACCTTTGCTGTCTTACAATGGTACGCTTTACCAAATAGTGGATATTCATCACCGTTTCGCTGGTTTGTAGCTGATCAACTTGCACAATGGCAGAAAAATCGTGCGCCTTGGGTTGCTGTCAGTATTATTGTGCCTATAGAACCTTTAGGCCAGGTGGAAACTACTTGGCCATTAGCACAGTCTATTGGTGAAACAGTACAATCCACATTAATGACAGAAGTTTTTAACGCGAATCAATGA